One genomic segment of Ipomoea triloba cultivar NCNSP0323 chromosome 9, ASM357664v1 includes these proteins:
- the LOC116029080 gene encoding receptor-like protein EIX2: MVLDLSSNALTGTIPRCVNNFVIMAGVEGVPPFFFDRYTPYEKDVIIKIFCEYYKYESTLAFFSMIDLAGNFLSGEIPGELASLVQLRALNLSENNLTGPIPPGISDLSILEVLDLSRNNLSCSIPPSMADHLSHLAILNLSYNHLSGEIPKGQQFDTFDNSSYIGNRYLCGPPLTTECSTPLPEDPHCMNHNDPKIQHHASDWLDGAASFFISMGAGFIPGFWAFWGSLLLSKSWRYAYFRFLDNTADKIYVFIAIKLGNWKERKQTNAE; the protein is encoded by the coding sequence ATGGTTTTGGACCTTAGTAGCAATGCATTGACAGGAACAATTCCAAGGTGTGTCAATAATTTTGTCATTATGGCTGGGGTTGAAGGCGTCCCCCCCTTCTTTTTTGATCGATATACACCATATGAGAAGgatgtaataattaaaattttttgtgaaTATTACAAGTATGAATCTACACTCGCCTTCTTTTCAATGATTGATCTAGCTGGGAACTTTCTTTCAGGTGAGATTCCAGGGGAACTTGCCAGTCTTGTTCAGTTGAGAGCATTGAATTTGTCGGAAAACAATCTAACAGGACCTATTCCTCCCGGCATCAGTGACCTGAGCATTTTGGAAGTTCTTGATTTGTCCAGGAATAACCTTTCTTGCTCCATTCCACCAAGCATGGCAGATCATTTATCCCACCTTGCAATTCTCAACCTCTCCTACAACCATTTGTCGGGAGAAATTCCCAAAGGCCAAcaatttgatacatttgatAACTCTTCCTACATAGGAAATAGATACTTGTGCGGCCCACCTCTTACAACAGAATGCTCCACACCTTTACCTGAAGACCCTCACTGCATGAATCATAATGATCCCAAAATCCAACATCACGCAAGTGATTGGCTAGATGGAGCAGCCTCGTTCTTCATTAGCATGGGGGCTGGATTCATCCCAGGATTCTGGGCATTCTGGGGAAGTCTGCTGCTGTCCAAATCCTGGAGATATGCCTATTTCCGCTTTCTGGATAACACAGCCGACAAGATTTATGTGTTCATTGCCATTAAGCTGGGAAACTGGAAGGAGAGGAAGCAGACAAATGCTGAGTAA
- the LOC116029072 gene encoding receptor-like protein EIX1: MDSPSISMEARKLSILLLLLLHLTHFSSVAVSSNIIRCPETEKDALLNFKQGFTNPSHLLSSWITEQDCCKWKGVECDNTTGHVTTLDLHSTSQADSLRGELRNSLLDLPYLRHLDLSHNDFHYIQIPDFIGSFKNLEYLNLSSANFRGTVPDHLGNLSHLQYLNLSGSGGNLRVNNHDWLSQLSSLKVIDLSWVNFGSWNSWLHAINMQPSLIKLNLSACRLYSLHIPPTLLFLNFTSLQILDLSHNYFGSLIPSWLFNLSSLATLSLKNSDIQGSIPKTFQTMTSLTVLDLSENSLRGELPSALPSLLKEVRFSGNSLNGSLAKNIMHLKHLVVLDVAGNYLDDTLTQGSLNFSDLKELDLSYNSIVLKMSQSWIPSFQLDVIALRSCQLGHHFPSWLRTQKTISSIDISYAGISDKVPDWFWDTSPAMEHMDLSFNQLRGEVPDLSRLSLSVVDLSGNNFQGPVPHFSSMMKGFILASNSFSGTVSPVCESLVYSNSLRFLDLSSNNLSGPLPDCWVNGTELIILDLGSNFLFGKIPQSLGNLQNLKILRLQNNNFFGELPSSLQKLRRLTVFDVGSNNLTGSILIWIGEFYTELIILFLRGNQFSGAIPPQLCILEYLTILDLSNNALTGTIPRCVNKFLIMAGVEGVPSFIFDQYTTHEKDAVKTIIVTISSEYNLFSSRIRPFTAIDLSGNFLSGEIPGELASLVQLRELNLSVNNLTGPIPPGINNLSSLEALDLSRNNLSCSIPPNMVQLSFLEVLNLSYNHLSGEIPKGQQFLTFDNSSYIGNRYLCGPPLTTECSTPLPEDPHCMNHNDPEIQHHASDWLDGAASFFISMGAGFIPGFWAFWGSLLLSKSWRYAYFRFLDNTANNIYVFIAIKLRNWKERKQTNAE, from the coding sequence ATGGATTCACCATCGATCTCCATGGAAGCTAGGAAATTGTCCATCCTTCTCCTCCTCCTACTTCATTTAACTCATTTTTCCTCTGTTGCAGTAAGTTCTAACATCATCCGTTGCCCTGAAACTGAAAAAGATGCACTTCTTAACTTCAAACAAGGGTTCACAAACCCTTCACATCTGCTTTCCTCATGGATTACTGAGCAAGATTGCTGCAAATGGAAGGGTGTTGAATGCGACAACACAACCGGGCATGTCACCACTCTTGATCTTCACAGCACAAGTCAAGCTGACTCCTTGCGAGGTGAGCTTAGAAATTCATTGCTTGATTTGCCATACTTGAGACATCTAGACCTTAGCCACAATGATTTTCACTATATCCAAATTCCTGATTTCATTGGCTCTTTCAAAAACTTAGAGTACTTGAATCTTTCAAGTGCTAACTTCAGAGGGACAGTGCCTGATCATCTTGGAAATCTTTCGCACCTTCAGTACCTTAATCTGAGTGGTTCTGGTGGCAATCTAAGAGTAAACAACCATGACTGGCTAAGCCAACTATCCTCTCTCAAGGTTATTGACTTGAGTTGGGTAAATTTTGGAAGTTGGAATAGTTGGCTTCATGCAATCAACATGCAACCATCTCTTATCAAGTTAAATCTATCTGCCTGCCGTCTTTACTCACTTCATATTCCCCCTACACTGCTTTTTCTAAACTTCACTTCTCTGCAAATTCTTGATCTCTCACATAACTATTTTGGGTCTTTAATACCAAGTTGGTTATTCAACCTCAGCAGCCTTGCTACTCTGAGCCTAAAAAACAGTGACATCCAAGGTTCAATTCCAAAGACTTTCCAGACCATGACCTCACTCACAGTACTTGATCTCTCAGAAAACAGTCTCAGAGGCGAGTTACCGTCTGCACTGCCATCACTTTTGAAAGAAGTGCGCTTCTCTGGTAACAGCCTAAATGGTTCTTTAGCCAAAAacatcatgcaccttaagcatctAGTAGTATTGGATGTTGCTGGGAATTATTTGGATGACACACTTACTCAAGGGTCACTTAACTTCAGTGATTTGAAGGAATTGGATTTATCTTATAACTCAATTGTCCTGAAGATGAGCCAAAGTTGGATTCCCTCTTTCCAACTTGATGTTATAGCCCTACGATCTTGTCAACTAGGCCATCACTTCCCAAGTTGGCTTAGGACACAGAAAACCATATCCTCCATTGATATCTCTTATGCTGGCATTTCAGACAAGGTACCTGACTGGTTTTGGGACACCTCTCCAGCAATGGAACATATGGATCTTTCTTTCAACCAACTTAGAGGTGAAGTGCCAGATTTGTCAAGATTAAGTCTCTCGGTAGTAGACTTGAGTGGCAACAATTTCCAAGGTCCTGTGCCACATTTTTCCTCAATGATGAAAGGTTTTATTCTAGCAAGTAATTCTTTCAGTGGCACTGTTTCTCCTGTATGTGAGTCGCTGGTTTATAGTAATTCTCTAAGGTTCCTAGATTTATCATCAAACAATCTATCAGGACCACTCCCTGACTGCTGGGTAAATGGGACAGAGCTGATTATCTTGGATTTGGGTAGTAACTTCCTCTTTGGAAAAATACCTCAATCACTTGGAAATCTGCAGAATCTCAAGATCTTAAGACTGCAAAATAACAATTTCTTTGGAGAGCTGCCTTCATCATTGCAGAAGTTGAGAAGGTTGACTGTTTTTGATGTTGGTTCAAATAATCTAACTGGAAGTATACTAATATGGATTGGGGAATTTTACACAGaacttattattctttttttacgGGGAAACCAGTTTAGTGGAGCCATCCCTCCTCAACTTTGCATTCTTGAGTACCTAACGATTTTGGATCTTAGTAACAATGCATTGACAGGAACAATTCCAAGGTGTGTCAATAAATTTCTCATTATGGCTGGGGTTGAAGGCGTTCCCTCCTTCATTTTTGATCAATATACAACACATGAGAAGGATGCAGTAAAGACCATTATAGTCACAATTTCTAGTGAATATAACTTGTTTTCCTCAAGAATCCGCCCATTTACTGCTATTGATCTATCAGGCAACTTTCTTTCAGGTGAGATTCCAGGGGAACTTGCCAGTCTTGTTCAGTTGAGAGAACTGAATTTGTCGGTAAACAATCTAACAGGACCTATTCCTCCTGGCATCAATAACCTGAGCAGTTTGGAAGCTCTTGATTTGTCCAGGAATAACCTTTCTTGCTCCATTCCACCAAACATGGTTCAATTAAGCTTCCTTGAAGTTCTCAACCTCTCCTACAACCATTTGTCGGGAGAAATTCCCAAAGGCCAACAATTTCTAACATTTGACAACTCTTCTTACATAGGAAATAGATACTTGTGCGGCCCACCTCTTACAACAGAATGCTCCACACCTTTACCTGAAGACCCTCACTGCATGAATCATAATGATCCCGAAATCCAACATCACGCAAGTGATTGGCTAGATGGAGCAGCCTCGTTCTTCATTAGCATGGGGGCTGGATTCATCCCAGGATTCTGGGCATTCTGGGGAAGTCTGCTGCTGTCCAAATCCTGGAGATATGCCTATTTCCGCTTTCTGGATAACACGGCCAACAACATTTATGTGTTCATTGCCATTAAGCTGAGAAACTGGAAGGAGAGGAAGCAGACAAATGCTGAGTAA
- the LOC116028735 gene encoding uncharacterized protein LOC116028735 encodes MEALIAQFTILSDQALHDKTFDPCAIEDVMKLFELEAYKAWAAMELEQEKEVQEAEAYLQETEEHLDSAMESAMEEFRRFEEEMDRMAAAEYDSLVGVAERARSIGKSMERAATVAAKKYIEAAVNSAGASMRSAVRAVSSHSKKVHPS; translated from the coding sequence ATGGAAGCTCTGATTGCTCAGTTCACAATCCTCTCCGACCAAGCCCTCCACGACAAGACCTTCGATCCCTGCGCCATTGAAGACGTGATGAAGCTCTTCGAGCTCGAGGCCTACAAGGCCTGGGCCGCCATGGAGCTCGAGCAGGAGAAGGAGGTCCAGGAAGCGGAGGCGTACTTGCAGGAAACGGAAGAGCATCTGGACTCGGCCATGGAGAGCGCCATGGAGGAGTTCCGCCGCTTCGAGGAGGAGATGGATCGGATGGCCGCGGCGGAGTACGATAGCCTGGTCGGCGTCGCCGAGAGGGCGAGGAGCATCGGGAAGTCCATGGAGCGGGCGGCCACCGTCGCCGCCAAGAAGTATATTGAAGCCGCCGTCAATTCCGCCGGCGCCTCCATGAGATCTGCCGTGAGAGCTGTCTCTTCTCACTCCAAAAAGGTCCATCCCTCTTGA
- the LOC116030004 gene encoding ankyrin repeat domain-containing protein 2B-like — protein MSQEEKNLPAQKQDEKSGAADSKKPLESTSLDTQSGQGGAPLAAGPGMHNPFDFSAMTGLLNDPSIKELAEQIAKDPSFTQMAEQLQQTFQGAATNDGIPQFDPQQYYSTMQQVMQNPQFMTMAERLGNALMQDPSMSTMLESLSNPAQKDQLEERMARIKEDPSLKPILEEIERGGPAAMMRYWNDRDVLKKLGEAMGFPGAGETATSGETGTDEAEEASEDESIVHHCASVGDEEGLKNALTAGADKDEEDSEGRTALHFACGYGEVKCAQILLESGAKVDALDKNKNTALHYAAGYGRKECVALLLENGAAVTLQNMDGKTPIEVAKLNNQHDVLKLLEKDAFL, from the exons ATGTCTCAG GAGGAGAAAAATTTACCGGCTCAAAAACAAG atGAGAAATCTGGAGCAGCTGATAGTAAAAAGCCTTTGGAATCTACTTCTCTAGATACACAATCAGGACAGGGAGGAGCACCCCTTGCTGCTGGACCTGGAATGCATAACCCTTTTGATTTCTCAGCCATGACTGGCCTCCTTAAT GACCCAAGCATTAAAGAACTAGCTGAACAGATAGCAAAAGATCCTTCTTTCACTCAGATGGCAGAGCAACTTCAACAAACCTTTCAAGGTGCAGCTACTAATGATGGAATCCCTCAATTTGATCCTCAGCAATACTATAGCACTATGCAACAAGTTATGCAAAATCCCCAGTTTATGACAATGGCTGAGCGGCTTGGTAACGCACTGATGCAG GATCCTTCCATGTCCACCATGCTTGAGAGTTTATCAAATCCTGCACAGAAAGACCAACTTGAAGAACGAATGGCACGCATCAAAGAGGATCCATCTTTGAAACCAATTCTGGAAGAGATTGAGCGTGGGGGTCCAGCTGCAATGATGAG GTACTGGAATGACAGAGATGTTCTAAAGAAGTTGGGTGAAGCAATGGGTTTCCCAGGTGCAGGAGAGACAGCCACATCTGGTGAAACAGGTACAGATGAAGCAGAAGAAGCAAGTGAAGACGAATCAATTGTTCATCACTGTGCCAGTGTTGGTGATGAAGAG GGCTTGAAGAATGCACTCACTGCTGGTGCTGATAAAGATGAGGAAGATTCAGAGGGAAGGACGGCACTGCATTTTGCTTGTGGGTATGGGGAG GTGAAGTGTGCTCAGATTCTTCTCGAGTCTGGGGCTAAGGTGGATGCTTTGGACAAGAATAAGAATACGGCTCTCCACTATGCTGCTGGATACGGAAGAAAGGAGTGCGTTGCGCTTCTTCTGGAGAATGGTGCTGCTGT CACTCTCCAAAACATGGATGGCAAGACACCCATAGAGGTTGCAAAACTCAATAACCAGCATGATGTCCTAAAGCTCCTTGAGAAGGATGCATTTCTATAA
- the LOC116029440 gene encoding uncharacterized protein At1g10890-like isoform X1 yields the protein MMGRNRDLSRSRSRSPAYRRRYSRSPSPARHRYSRRSRRDGSRSPYSYSRRQRSRSLSSRHRKSHSPSPRQDRSRSQTLRSRMRQRNRSTSLSPIGKSPCSSVGSKERKDVSETLRKEEVEKDKRRRQQEAELKLVEEETAKRVEDTIRKKVEERLNSGDIRLEIDRRLEEGRKKVVSDVAAQLEKEKEAYLIELRRKEEQVQKEREEVDRMVEENRRKVEEAQRREALEQQRREEERYRELEEIQRQKEEALRRKKQQEEEERAKLMKLLGKNKSRPKLSFALGLK from the exons ATGATGGGTAGGAATAGGGATTTATCAAGGTCTCGATCGAGGTCTCCGGCGTATCGGAGGAGATATTCGCGGTCTCCGTCGCCGGCGAGACATAGGTATAGCCGGAGAAGCCGGAGAGATGGGAGCCGATCCCCTTATTCTTATAGCAG AAGACAAAGAAGCCGTTCATTGTCCTCAAGACACCGCAAAAGTCATTCTCCTTCTCCAAGGCAAGACAGAAGTCGCTCCCAAACATTAAGGAGTCGTATGAGGCAAAGAAATAGAAGTACCTCGTTGTCTCCTATTGGTAAATCTCCATGTTCAAGTGTTGGATCAAAAGAGCGCAAGGATGTCAGTGAAACATTAAGAAAAGAGGAAGTGGAAAAGGACAAAAGAAG GCGGCAACAGGAGGCAGAATTAAAATTAGTAGAAGAAGAAACTGCAAAGCGAGTTGAAGACACAATTAGGAAGAAAGTCGAAGAGAGGTTGAACTCTGGCGACATTAGGCTAGAAATTGATAGGCGGCTAGAAGAAGGTCGAAAGAAGGTCGTCTCAGACGTTGCTGCTCAGCTCGAAAAAGAGAAGGAAGCGTATCTGATTGAGTTAAGACGAAAAGAG GAACAAGTtcagaaagagagagaagaggTGGACAGGATGGTTGAGGAGAATCGGCGGAAGGTAGAAGAAGCACAGAGAAGGGAAGCTTTGGAGCAGCAAAGGAGAGAGGAAGAACGTTACAGGGAATTAGAAGAGATACAAAGACAAAAAGAGGAGGCTTTGCGGAGGAAGAAACAGCAAGAAGAGGAAGAACGTgccaaattgatgaaattattggGCAAGAACAAATCCCGCCCTAAATTATCCTTCGCGCTGGGTTTGAAATGA
- the LOC116029440 gene encoding uncharacterized protein At1g10890-like isoform X2, with translation MELEVNSWQLRRQRSRSLSSRHRKSHSPSPRQDRSRSQTLRSRMRQRNRSTSLSPIGKSPCSSVGSKERKDVSETLRKEEVEKDKRRRQQEAELKLVEEETAKRVEDTIRKKVEERLNSGDIRLEIDRRLEEGRKKVVSDVAAQLEKEKEAYLIELRRKEEQVQKEREEVDRMVEENRRKVEEAQRREALEQQRREEERYRELEEIQRQKEEALRRKKQQEEEERAKLMKLLGKNKSRPKLSFALGLK, from the exons ATGGAGCTCGAGGTTAATTCTTGGCAATTGAG AAGACAAAGAAGCCGTTCATTGTCCTCAAGACACCGCAAAAGTCATTCTCCTTCTCCAAGGCAAGACAGAAGTCGCTCCCAAACATTAAGGAGTCGTATGAGGCAAAGAAATAGAAGTACCTCGTTGTCTCCTATTGGTAAATCTCCATGTTCAAGTGTTGGATCAAAAGAGCGCAAGGATGTCAGTGAAACATTAAGAAAAGAGGAAGTGGAAAAGGACAAAAGAAG GCGGCAACAGGAGGCAGAATTAAAATTAGTAGAAGAAGAAACTGCAAAGCGAGTTGAAGACACAATTAGGAAGAAAGTCGAAGAGAGGTTGAACTCTGGCGACATTAGGCTAGAAATTGATAGGCGGCTAGAAGAAGGTCGAAAGAAGGTCGTCTCAGACGTTGCTGCTCAGCTCGAAAAAGAGAAGGAAGCGTATCTGATTGAGTTAAGACGAAAAGAG GAACAAGTtcagaaagagagagaagaggTGGACAGGATGGTTGAGGAGAATCGGCGGAAGGTAGAAGAAGCACAGAGAAGGGAAGCTTTGGAGCAGCAAAGGAGAGAGGAAGAACGTTACAGGGAATTAGAAGAGATACAAAGACAAAAAGAGGAGGCTTTGCGGAGGAAGAAACAGCAAGAAGAGGAAGAACGTgccaaattgatgaaattattggGCAAGAACAAATCCCGCCCTAAATTATCCTTCGCGCTGGGTTTGAAATGA
- the LOC116029074 gene encoding probable receptor-like protein kinase At3g17420: MKRKGLATLMPLRTPEHNEQWWNNDNEHQRPEEHKQSEQQDKLPNNDKDEEISDQEEEEEVSDKHIPPPTPKSPCWRPLAWRMGFPRILSIEEIENMTNGYGDEITAVCPTREKHRVYEGIFLGTPVMVKCFPKDNDEFWSVLEIISHVRHHSILGLIGHCCTDESMFLVYDFPCSYTLEMNLLDDECSKRIPWKMRWNVALEIGAGLRYLQEECENGPVVDISIASSEVAIFHGSSAMLCIVNRARLLKGGTANQNEDLSAKCGEDHREQSKHILADIRGYGRFLIELITGKTEKYLQEEDDDGHHSSFDWPFPELGQDIA; encoded by the exons ATGAAGAGAAAAGGCCTAGCCACATTGATGCCGCTGCGAACTCCAGAGCACAATGAACAATGGTGGAACAATGATAATGAACATCAACGCCCAGAAGAACACAAACAATCCGAGCAACAAGATAAACTACCCAACAACGACAAAGACGAAGAAATCTCcgatcaagaagaagaagaagaagtttcTGATAAACATATTCCTCCGCCGACGCCAAAGAGCCCTTGTTGGCGGCCTCTGGCCTGGAGAATGGGGTTTCCTCGGATACTATCCATCGAAGAAATCGAGAACATGACGAATGGATATGGCGATGAGATCACGGCCGTGTGCCCCACTCGCGAGAAACATAGAGTTTATGAAGGGATTTTTCTGGGAACGCCTGTTATGGTGAAATGTTTCCCCAAGGACAACGATGAGTTCTGGTCGGTGTTGGAGATCATTTCCCACGTGCGACATCATAGTATTCTCGGCCTCATCGGACACTGCTGCACCGATGAATCTATGTTCTTAGTCTACGACTTTCCTTGCAGCTACACTCTTGAAATGAACCTGCTAG ATGATGAGTGCAGTAAGagaattccatggaaaatgagGTGGAATGTGGCGCTAGAAATAGGCGCCGGCCTTCGCTATCTTCAAGAGGAATGCGAGAATGGGCCTGTTGTAGACATCTCCATTGCTTCCTCTGAAGTTGCAATCTTTCATGGTTCTTCTGCAATG CTATGCATAGTGAATAGAGCAAGGTTGCTGAAGGGTGGCACCGCAAATCAGAATGAAGATTTGTCAGCTAA ATGCGGTGAAGATCATAGAGAACAGAGCAAACACATTTTGGCTGATATTCGTGGTTATGGGAGGTTCCTCATAGAGCTCATAACAGGAAAGACAGAGAAGTATCTCCaggaggaagatgatgatggcCACCATTCATCTTTTGATTGG CCATTCCCCGAGCTTGGACAGGATATAGCTTAG
- the LOC116030733 gene encoding glutelin type-A 3-like codes for MELNLAPQMADQTVYEGEGGGYYSWSTSAAPFLGQAKLAAGKLVLQPLGFALPHYADFKKFGYVLQGCCVVGMISPDSTTEKIVKVTKGDVIPVELGAVTWWYNDGDSDVVIVYLGETSDSNVAGPFNYYFLAGALGMLGGFSADFLATGFGISVTESKTLFKAQNAALITKLKAKLKISDLVNNNRKEMVFNLENALPSVNIKNGGSLVSATAENFPLLSRVNLSGNLVKLESGSMLTPGYTADSSYEIGYVVSGSARIQIVGLNGQLVFDGKVAAGRLFVLPKFFVGSLIADKEGIEFVSTVTSAEPKLRRLAGVESVWKALSPSILQASLNLSAEETEIFKAKIVETTAIIPSKNK; via the exons ATGGAGCTGAACTTAGCACCACAAATGGCTGACCAAACCGTTTATGAAGGAGAGGGCGGAGGATACTACAGTTGGTCCACTTCCGCCGCCCCTTTTCTCGGCCAGGCAAAGCTTGCCGCCGGCAAGCTCGTTCTGCAACCTCTTGGCTTTGCCCTCCCTCACTACGCGGATTTCAAGAAGTTCGGCTACGTTCTCCAAG GGTGTTGCGTGGTCGGAATGATATCTCCGGACAGCACAACCGAGAAGATAGTCAAAGTCACGAAAGGTGATGTGATTCCGGTGGAATTAGGAGCCGTGACGTGGTGGTACAACGATGGAGACTCCGACGTGGTCATAGTATACTTGGGGGAAACCTCCGACTCCAACGTCGCCGGCCCGTTCAACTACTACTTCCTGGCCGGAGCTCTGGGCATGCTCGGCGGTTTCTCCGCCGATTTTCTCGCCACAGGTTTTGGCATATCCGTAACTGAATCCAAAACGCTATTCAAAGCCCAAAACGCCGCCTTAATTACCAAACTCAAAGCCAAACTGAAAATCTCCGACCTCGTAAACAACAACCGGAAAGAGATGGTGTTCAACCTCGAGAACGCGTTGCCTTCTGTCAACATCAAGAACGGCGGCTCTCTGGTCTCCGCCACGGCTGAGAATTTCCCTTTGCTCAGCCGCGTTAACCTAAGCGGGAACCTCGTAAAACTCGAATCTGGCTCCATGTTAACTCCGGGATACACGGCAGATTCCTCGTACGAAATAGGTTATGTCGTTAGTGGGAGCGCTAGGATTCAGATTGTCGGCCTTAACGGTCAACTGGTTTTTGACGGCAAAGTTGCCGCCGGCCGCCTCTTTGTCTTGCCCAAATTTTTTGTTGGTTCACTCATAGCCGATAAAGAAGGAATCGAGTTTGTCTCTACAGTGACGTCTGCAGA GCCAAAGTTACGGCGTTTAGCTGGGGTTGAATCAGTTTGGAAAGCTTTATCCCCATCAATCCTACAAGCATCCCTAAATCTCAGTGCGGAGGAAACAGAAATTTTCAAGGCCAAGATAGTGGAAACCACAGCAATTATCCCTTCCAAGAATAAGTAG